A single Drosophila ananassae strain 14024-0371.13 chromosome 3L, ASM1763931v2, whole genome shotgun sequence DNA region contains:
- the LOC6494129 gene encoding NADP-dependent malic enzyme has product MTMQLRKMKPYLQSLLRVAPRPIITLFRDLSRFDDETRQRARLEWRVIADGEVNKGLAFTIEERQRLGILGLFPGSVRTMEDQLFAAKANIDARLNNLSRAHYLNALHNRHRRLYYRYLRDNIDDVMPIIYTPTVGDIVATYGLNFQFATSMYINITDRGHVNDVLQNWIEEDVSAVCVTDGGRILGLGDMGAHGMGICCGKMMLYTALAGIQPRVLMPICLDVGTDNQELLQDPLYVGLRMPRVKGAEYEELVDEFVKAVTHRYGLKTLIHFEDFATPNAFKFLDKYRSSYCVFNDDIQGTGCTGLAGFLNVERITGRKLDETIFLFVGAGSAAVGIILMLISELKRRGVSDDVISENIYIFEAYGLITCETENVPEVVQQFRKPVKPLADLAAVVDLAKPNILLGATGKAGIFTEAVLKNMAKHNEQPAVFALSNPTLLSECTAEQAYTHTEGRVLFCSGSPFPPVVIDGKRFEPAQANNCLTFPGIALGAICSQARTLPDEVYSVVAHELSQNTSQKRLDAGALYPTIKDASTVAFKVGVAVAEFLFNNGLSHLSVIPENICEYVKNRQYILEYRDALPPMWPYPEEPPTPPKREKEKKK; this is encoded by the exons ATGACCATGCAATTGCGAAAAATGAAGCCCTATTTACAGTCCCTTCTGCGAGTCGCGCCCCGTCCGATAATCACATTGTTCCGAGATCTGAGCCGGTTTGACGACGAGACGAGACAGAGGGCGCGTCTGGAATGGCGCGTCATCGCAGACGGCGAGGTTAACAAG GGTCTAGCTTTCACTATCGAAGAGCGGCAACGCTTGGGCATCCTTGGACTATTTCCTGGCTCCGTGCGGACCATGGAGGACCAGCTGTTCGCCGCCAAGGCCAATATTGATGCTCGACTCAACAACCTAAGTCGCGCCCATTACTTGAACGCCCTGCACAACCGTCACCGGAGGCTCTACTACCGATACTTAAGGGATAACATTGACGATGTGATGCCTATTATTTATACTCCTACTGTGGGCGATATTGTGGCCACCTACGGATTAAACTTTCAGTTTGCCACGAGTATGTACATCAACATTACGGATCGTGGCCACGTGAATGACGTTTTGCAGAACTGGATTGAGGAGGACGTGTCGGCGGTGTGTGTCACGGATGGCGGAAGGATATTGGGTCTTGGGGACATGGGCGCCCATGGGATGGGAATATGCTGTGGCAAGATGATGTTGTACACTGCGTTGGCCGGCATCCAGCCCAGAGTTCTTATGCCGATCTGCTTAGACGTTGGCACCGACAATCAAGAGCTACTCCAAGATCCCTTGTATGTGGGCCTTCGGATGCCACGAGTTAAGGGCGCTGAGTATGAGGAATTGGTTGATGAGTTTGTAAAGGCGGTAACCCATCGCTATGGCCTCAAAACTCTCATTCACTTCGAGGACTTTGCCACTCCGAATGCTTTTAAGTTTTTGGATAAGTATCGGTCTTCGTACTGTGTCTTTAACGATGATATCCAAGGTACTGGATGCACGGGGTTAGCTGGGTTCCTCAACGTGGAAAGGATCACTGGCAGGAAGCTGGATGAGACCATCTTTCTCTTTGTCGGAGCCGGCAGTGCAGCCGTCGGTATTATCCTAATGCTGATCAGCGAACTGAAGCGACGAGGAGTTTCCGATGACGTTATTTccgaaaatatttacattttcgAAGCCTATGGCCTAATCACCTGTGAAACGGAGAATGTGCCAGAAGTAGTGCAGCAGTTTCGTAAGCCCGTGAAGCCACTAGCTGATTTGGCTGCCGTAGTGGACTTAGCGAAGCCTAATATACTGTTGGGTGCCACGGGCAAGGCTGGCATTTTCACCGAAGCCGTCCTCAAGAATATGGCCAAGCACAACGAGCAACCAGCGGTCTTTGCTCTCTCCAATCCTACACTGCTATCGGAATGTACCGCCGAACAGGCTTATACACATACTGAG GGTCGTGTTCTTTTCTGTTCCGGATCGCCATTCCCTCCGGTGGTCATTGACGGCAAACGCTTCGAGCCCGCCCAGGCAAACAACTGTCTCACCTTTCCGGGAATCGCCCTGGGGGCCATTTGTAGCCAAGCCCGCACCCTGCCGGATGAGGTCTACTCGGTGGTGGCTCATGAGCTTTCCCAAAACACATCCCAGAAGAGGCTGGACGCAGGAGCTCTGTATCCCACCATAAAGGACGCCAGTACTGTGGCGTTCAAAGTCGGCGTAGCTGTGGCCGAATTCTTATTCAATAATG GTCTTTCTCATCTCTCTGTTATTCCCGAAAATATCTGTGAGTATGTAAAGAACCGGCAGTACATTTTGGAGTACCGGGACGCCTTGCCACCGATGTGGCCCTATCCCGAAGAGCCACCAACTCCGCCAAAGCGGGAAAAGGAGAAGAAAAAGTAA